A genomic stretch from Telmatocola sphagniphila includes:
- a CDS encoding transposase — protein sequence MDEMLLVFLPFFGFFLIFFLCAMRRVPCPECGTILPNFYPPSQKTRRMWKSGGYICPNCGCEANARGEKIDPDSVPEEFAQRKIVWLTLASLAGALLVAGIMFLQPFQDAPPPPLPVVEAPLPAPQ from the coding sequence ATGGATGAAATGCTGCTGGTCTTCCTGCCGTTTTTCGGGTTCTTTTTGATCTTCTTTTTGTGCGCTATGCGTCGTGTTCCTTGCCCGGAATGTGGGACGATTCTGCCGAATTTCTACCCGCCGTCTCAGAAGACCCGTCGAATGTGGAAATCGGGGGGTTACATTTGCCCAAACTGCGGGTGTGAAGCGAATGCCCGAGGGGAAAAAATTGATCCTGATTCGGTTCCGGAAGAGTTTGCTCAACGCAAAATTGTTTGGCTGACGCTGGCGTCTTTGGCAGGTGCGCTACTGGTCGCCGGGATCATGTTTCTTCAGCCTTTCCAAGATGCTCCGCCGCCGCCGTTGCCGGTGGTCGAGGCCCCCCTTCCGGCGCCGCAATGA
- a CDS encoding DUF1570 domain-containing protein, with protein sequence MTLFLPLLRCLGAGWLFLSFCAFTLLGQVPLNKDWPFDVIQLKNGAVWKGLILEENPTTLRFQNVRRQTNRPTLLVTATFEKKDIEKIERLPEADRLILKEKIEELDPKGENERRRMEQLDLKATDWFGHKNGGLIYESDYFRLISNAPEEIVRRSAVRLEQVFAAFSRILPPKFDKREPTTIYLFLAREEYIQSMVRRDRTIQNPAFYDPKTNEIFCGSDLMRLGQDLSVVRKQHQSRLAELEKQENELKKLYSKQKADLARLLEPIQEERKRIGQTDKRNDFVFNQATQQLFAILYHESFHAYVGTWLYPQLSQSSTELPRWLNEGLAQIFESSLVEAGELRIGHLDREKWLRVKEMIAANQLPALRSILKSGRDDFVIEHAGQKLKSDASYLASWGYVTFLLLERKQITPELLDAYLAKLKEGHDPIAAFEKWTNDSTADFEKQFVAWFNKVQPDGSVLQISSGR encoded by the coding sequence ATGACTCTGTTCCTTCCTTTACTGCGATGCCTGGGCGCTGGCTGGCTTTTCCTGAGCTTCTGCGCCTTCACTCTTCTGGGACAAGTCCCTCTCAATAAGGATTGGCCTTTCGATGTCATTCAATTGAAAAACGGCGCTGTCTGGAAAGGTCTGATACTCGAAGAAAACCCGACCACTCTGCGATTTCAGAATGTCCGCCGACAAACCAATCGACCCACCTTGTTAGTCACAGCCACTTTCGAGAAGAAGGACATCGAGAAGATCGAGCGGTTGCCGGAAGCGGATCGCCTGATTCTCAAGGAGAAGATCGAAGAGCTGGATCCGAAAGGAGAAAACGAACGCCGTCGAATGGAACAACTCGATTTGAAAGCCACGGACTGGTTCGGTCATAAAAACGGCGGGCTGATCTACGAATCGGACTATTTTCGATTGATCTCCAATGCTCCGGAAGAAATCGTGCGTCGCTCGGCCGTGCGACTGGAGCAGGTTTTTGCGGCCTTCTCCCGCATCTTGCCCCCCAAATTTGACAAGCGGGAACCGACGACGATTTATCTCTTTCTCGCTCGGGAAGAATACATTCAATCGATGGTGCGGCGCGATCGCACGATTCAGAATCCGGCGTTTTACGATCCGAAAACCAACGAGATTTTCTGCGGTAGCGATTTGATGCGTCTCGGCCAGGACTTGTCGGTCGTTCGCAAACAGCATCAATCCCGACTGGCCGAACTGGAAAAGCAGGAGAACGAACTCAAAAAACTTTATTCGAAGCAGAAAGCCGATCTGGCCCGCTTACTCGAACCGATTCAGGAAGAACGCAAACGAATCGGCCAAACCGACAAGCGGAATGATTTTGTTTTTAATCAGGCCACCCAGCAGCTTTTCGCCATTCTGTATCACGAATCATTTCACGCCTACGTCGGCACCTGGCTCTACCCGCAGTTGAGTCAATCCTCCACTGAACTTCCACGCTGGCTGAATGAGGGTCTGGCACAGATATTCGAGAGCTCGCTGGTTGAAGCGGGAGAGTTGCGCATCGGCCATTTGGATCGAGAAAAATGGTTGCGGGTGAAAGAGATGATCGCCGCTAATCAGTTACCCGCTTTGCGTTCCATCCTGAAATCGGGTCGCGACGATTTTGTAATCGAGCATGCCGGTCAGAAGTTGAAATCGGACGCCAGCTATTTGGCCTCATGGGGTTATGTGACCTTTCTGCTCCTGGAGCGAAAGCAGATCACGCCGGAGTTGCTGGATGCTTATCTCGCGAAATTGAAGGAAGGGCACGATCCGATAGCGGCTTTCGAGAAATGGACGAATGATTCGACTGCGGATTTTGAAAAGCAGTTCGTAGCCTGGTTCAACAAAGTTCAGCCGGATGGATCGGTGCTGCAAATCAGTTCAGGGCGCTGA
- a CDS encoding ArsR/SmtB family transcription factor, translating into MNRLDQAFAALADPTRRGIVVHLARGEASVSDLVGLFSLTQPTISSHLKVLESAGLISRTRVAQSRPCKLETKQLKVVTDWLEKVQEIWEGNYKRLDALLAELKQAQKEERKK; encoded by the coding sequence ATGAACCGACTGGACCAGGCATTTGCCGCTCTTGCTGACCCCACTCGACGTGGAATCGTGGTGCATCTGGCTCGCGGCGAGGCATCCGTTTCCGACCTGGTCGGCCTCTTCTCGTTGACGCAACCTACAATCTCGTCTCACCTGAAGGTGTTGGAATCGGCGGGGCTGATTTCGCGCACTCGAGTGGCTCAGTCGCGGCCCTGCAAGCTGGAGACGAAGCAATTGAAAGTGGTCACAGATTGGCTGGAGAAAGTGCAAGAAATTTGGGAAGGCAACTACAAGAGACTCGACGCTTTACTCGCCGAGTTGAAGCAAGCACAGAAAGAGGAGCGAAAGAAATGA
- a CDS encoding outer membrane protein assembly factor BamB family protein, with translation MSITTECPECQSRYFLNRDMLGKKMRCPTCKTVFLIAELVAEKSPPTSDPPSATPSTPPNLPKPAKPDLSPKEFVWSEGQDLHPPSVEDTASSEELTPPPFFIPPKVNVLPPKQKLSPNRILAIVSMLVIIAGGVVAGAVYLKQHLALAPDRLWESAEADFKKKNFEAAKTQFEEFAKSYPTNPKQKEAQFLAELSQLRAQVDSIVTRKDPQPAIDRLMAFLRRTEDKDLKPFTAKDRYGVEIWQAASRLQEDAVDYLTAKLNAETVAAVKKELTNLVPIQTLIGELRPLEVAPDQQAEQAILALNKRIEDLEQRLVFIEDWRKRLEKPDDSSIRKIREEAISRKLENDPEVRKIFTDAESGLQKLFVYEPYKDLTPGKAVPDRKLSGLVFALKAYDDPERRFLEEPKRIFIASTLGLLYGYEAESGELAWVQSIGDPGEWYELRGNTPAEDRHLVVHRTAQENTIELRENQQGKILWSQKLPFRISGSPRVYGEKILFAGKSFDGVAAVAVWEIELRTGTILGAMKLGSARSGEVLVEPTSSSVYWIADGRAAYVFRWPSDVQIKEAPRLIDSIMLDPSDTSTGSQNLIWPISTGENKTPLAIRIQPRGEHRRALRWLKLSNDAKASSDAESPLLIQGSIAIDGDRIALVDETNQMQVRQLAANSSGRESLPIVTQFGFPKEESSNFDSLTWLRFRETDALYYHQGDLWQIRFGFQRTQGVTHSTAKLIGNLGRLERAPWLFGESAILQTATETQKCVLTSIDLQTGKIRWKRQLGCQSPELVNWMNKVWMFDRNGRIYQFDPAKFNDGLTIQSTSFADSIEGLIDVPIRLMSPNGQSLVQVAQIRKAGELMLLIRVLDAEKFEQYAIKLPPAALAATPLLTDQELILPLLDGRLYRSGRANNFALEPGPNWRVGNTSPGNALLARIGADKFAITDGDRQVNIWDSTAFEMIGKFTNPRRILALASISETQILLLDETGEMTTRDSQGSGPATSAGKITLNKNAWQVRVHALPFSSAGKPGWVVIQPDRMDICYLGETKPRASKTFDDSEMILGATLADTDTVQLTLASGQIETIGLSDGNLRSQKPVSYPTAPSSGALFSPNGSYLIPMLDGTVQVIGK, from the coding sequence GTGTCCATAACGACAGAATGTCCAGAATGTCAGAGCCGCTATTTCCTGAATCGGGATATGCTCGGCAAAAAAATGCGCTGTCCCACCTGTAAAACTGTCTTTCTAATCGCAGAACTTGTGGCGGAGAAATCCCCTCCGACTTCCGATCCACCGAGTGCGACGCCAAGCACTCCTCCCAATCTCCCAAAACCAGCCAAGCCCGATCTGAGCCCCAAGGAATTCGTTTGGAGCGAAGGCCAGGATTTGCATCCACCGAGCGTGGAAGACACGGCCTCCTCCGAAGAACTGACTCCGCCGCCGTTTTTTATCCCTCCCAAAGTCAATGTCCTACCGCCGAAACAAAAATTGTCTCCCAATCGCATTCTGGCAATCGTCAGCATGCTGGTGATTATCGCGGGTGGAGTTGTCGCCGGGGCCGTTTATCTCAAACAGCATTTAGCCCTGGCGCCGGATCGCTTATGGGAATCTGCCGAGGCCGACTTTAAGAAGAAAAACTTCGAGGCAGCTAAAACTCAGTTCGAAGAATTTGCAAAGTCTTATCCGACCAATCCGAAACAGAAAGAAGCTCAGTTTCTGGCTGAGTTATCGCAACTTCGCGCGCAGGTAGATTCCATTGTCACTCGAAAAGATCCGCAACCTGCCATCGACCGTTTGATGGCTTTTCTGCGAAGGACGGAAGATAAAGATCTCAAGCCATTCACCGCCAAGGATCGTTACGGCGTGGAAATCTGGCAAGCCGCCTCGCGCTTGCAGGAAGATGCCGTCGACTACTTGACTGCTAAGCTGAATGCCGAAACGGTAGCCGCCGTCAAAAAGGAACTGACGAATCTGGTGCCGATCCAAACACTCATCGGCGAATTGCGACCGTTGGAGGTCGCCCCCGATCAGCAGGCCGAGCAGGCGATCCTCGCGCTGAATAAGCGGATTGAGGATCTGGAACAACGATTAGTTTTCATCGAAGATTGGCGCAAGCGACTCGAAAAGCCGGACGATTCCTCCATTCGCAAAATCCGGGAGGAAGCAATCTCCCGCAAGTTGGAGAACGATCCGGAAGTCCGCAAAATTTTCACCGATGCCGAGTCCGGCCTCCAGAAATTGTTCGTCTACGAGCCTTATAAAGACCTAACTCCCGGCAAGGCCGTGCCGGATCGAAAACTGAGTGGGCTGGTATTTGCACTGAAGGCGTACGACGATCCCGAACGACGATTTCTGGAAGAGCCTAAGCGGATTTTCATCGCGAGCACTCTGGGACTTCTGTACGGCTACGAAGCGGAATCGGGAGAATTGGCCTGGGTGCAATCCATCGGCGATCCCGGGGAATGGTATGAACTCCGCGGCAACACCCCGGCGGAAGACCGCCATCTCGTCGTTCATCGCACCGCTCAGGAAAACACCATCGAATTGCGGGAAAATCAACAGGGGAAAATTCTCTGGTCGCAGAAACTGCCATTTCGCATCTCGGGTTCACCGCGTGTCTATGGCGAGAAGATCCTCTTCGCCGGAAAGTCCTTCGATGGAGTAGCCGCGGTGGCGGTATGGGAAATCGAACTGCGGACCGGGACCATTCTGGGTGCCATGAAACTGGGCTCTGCACGCTCCGGCGAAGTGCTTGTCGAACCGACAAGCTCGAGTGTCTACTGGATTGCCGATGGCCGGGCCGCTTATGTGTTCCGCTGGCCCAGCGATGTGCAGATTAAAGAAGCCCCCCGGCTCATCGATAGCATCATGCTCGATCCTTCAGATACTTCCACCGGGAGTCAGAATCTCATCTGGCCGATCAGCACGGGGGAAAACAAAACGCCCCTGGCTATCCGAATTCAACCTCGCGGAGAGCATCGCCGGGCGCTGCGCTGGCTGAAACTTTCCAACGATGCGAAAGCGAGCAGTGACGCCGAATCACCTCTTTTAATTCAAGGTTCCATCGCCATCGATGGAGATCGGATTGCACTGGTGGACGAGACAAATCAAATGCAGGTTCGCCAACTGGCGGCAAATTCCAGCGGACGGGAGAGCCTGCCGATTGTCACCCAGTTCGGTTTCCCGAAAGAGGAATCGTCCAACTTCGATTCCCTGACCTGGCTGCGTTTCCGGGAGACCGACGCCTTGTATTATCACCAGGGAGATCTCTGGCAGATCCGGTTCGGATTCCAGCGAACGCAAGGTGTCACTCACTCGACAGCAAAGTTAATAGGCAATCTGGGCCGGCTGGAACGAGCCCCCTGGTTGTTTGGCGAATCGGCCATCCTTCAGACTGCTACCGAAACCCAGAAATGCGTACTGACTTCGATCGATCTCCAGACAGGAAAAATTCGCTGGAAACGCCAGCTGGGTTGTCAATCGCCGGAACTGGTGAATTGGATGAACAAGGTCTGGATGTTCGACCGGAACGGGCGAATCTATCAGTTCGATCCTGCCAAATTCAACGACGGATTGACGATTCAATCGACCAGTTTTGCCGATTCCATAGAGGGACTGATAGATGTCCCTATTCGCCTGATGTCGCCCAATGGGCAATCGCTCGTTCAGGTGGCTCAAATTCGCAAAGCCGGCGAACTGATGCTTCTGATTCGCGTTCTCGATGCGGAGAAGTTTGAACAGTATGCGATTAAACTCCCACCGGCGGCATTGGCGGCCACTCCGTTATTGACCGATCAGGAATTGATTTTGCCCCTACTGGATGGAAGATTGTACCGTTCGGGACGCGCAAACAATTTCGCCCTGGAACCCGGACCGAACTGGCGGGTCGGCAACACCTCCCCAGGGAACGCTTTGCTGGCCCGGATTGGAGCCGACAAATTTGCGATTACCGACGGCGACCGACAGGTGAATATCTGGGATTCGACCGCCTTCGAGATGATCGGTAAGTTCACCAATCCCCGGCGAATCCTGGCACTCGCATCGATCAGTGAAACACAGATTCTGTTGCTCGATGAAACCGGCGAGATGACCACTCGAGATTCGCAGGGTAGTGGCCCCGCGACATCGGCGGGAAAGATTACGCTGAACAAAAATGCCTGGCAGGTTCGAGTTCATGCCCTGCCCTTTAGCTCGGCAGGCAAGCCAGGCTGGGTGGTTATTCAACCTGACCGAATGGATATTTGCTATCTGGGCGAGACCAAGCCGCGAGCATCGAAAACATTCGATGATTCGGAAATGATTCTGGGAGCGACTCTCGCCGATACCGATACAGTGCAGCTCACTTTGGCCAGCGGGCAAATCGAGACAATTGGATTGAGCGATGGAAACCTGCGCAGTCAGAAACCGGTGAGTTATCCAACCGCCCCCTCTTCCGGAGCCTTATTCTCACCGAATGGTTCCTACCTCATTCCGATGCTGGATGGCACTGTTCAGGTGATCGGTAAGTAA
- a CDS encoding DedA family protein: MVWPDVYHYAIPFFTLILSGFALPVPEEMVLTAAGVLCGRDAQIYWQVMIPVCILGIAIGDSALYFIGWMWGAKLVEKAWIKRKFLSEEKRHKIKQNYNEYGLAIVLFARIVPGVRTPVFLMAGILKLKFLRFMLMDAVCSIPGTIIFFSLGYWFTDQFLAALERVEGNRPLVMVVVLAAIGGYVLYSLKSRKVATGDPSSIPMIGGQLGSIAHHQHARHETEPSQSGKVELVEFKVLPPVEPVPKPVAEIDSLPPIPPIEKPLEVEGCLDLEKPKSPLPKKTELPPPTSAP, encoded by the coding sequence ATGGTTTGGCCAGACGTCTATCACTACGCAATTCCCTTTTTCACTCTGATCCTCTCTGGATTTGCGCTGCCCGTTCCGGAGGAAATGGTCCTTACGGCCGCGGGAGTACTGTGCGGTCGCGATGCTCAGATCTACTGGCAGGTTATGATCCCGGTTTGCATCCTTGGCATCGCCATCGGGGATTCGGCTCTCTACTTCATCGGCTGGATGTGGGGGGCCAAGCTGGTTGAAAAAGCCTGGATCAAACGGAAATTCCTTTCCGAAGAAAAGCGTCATAAAATCAAGCAAAATTACAACGAGTATGGCCTGGCTATTGTCCTCTTCGCTCGAATCGTCCCGGGAGTGAGGACTCCCGTATTTTTGATGGCCGGGATTCTCAAGTTGAAGTTCCTGAGATTTATGTTGATGGATGCGGTTTGCTCCATCCCCGGGACAATTATTTTCTTCAGCCTCGGCTACTGGTTCACCGATCAGTTTCTGGCTGCCTTGGAACGAGTCGAGGGCAATCGGCCGTTGGTTATGGTGGTCGTACTCGCGGCTATCGGCGGCTACGTGCTGTACTCCCTGAAATCTCGAAAAGTCGCGACCGGCGACCCGAGCTCGATACCGATGATCGGCGGTCAACTCGGCAGTATTGCCCACCATCAGCACGCTCGACATGAGACGGAGCCCTCGCAAAGCGGTAAAGTGGAATTGGTGGAGTTCAAAGTTTTGCCTCCGGTAGAGCCCGTGCCGAAGCCAGTCGCTGAGATCGACTCCCTTCCACCGATTCCTCCGATTGAAAAACCCCTGGAAGTCGAAGGTTGTCTCGACCTCGAAAAACCTAAATCTCCACTGCCGAAGAAAACGGAACTCCCGCCTCCTACTTCAGCGCCCTGA
- the bioB gene encoding biotin synthase BioB — MKTFAEFKAIYSLPLSELILRAAEVHKQNRGHSDIQRCALLSIKTGGCPEDCKYCSQSAHYDTPVDRQPLLTVAEVREKAEQAKATGASRFCMGAAWRAPKDGPEFDRVLEMVKEVRKLDMEACVTLGMLSEDQARRLKEAGLTAYNHNLDTSRRHYPEIISTRTYDDRLETLKAVSKAGISVCSGGIVGMGESEDDRLSMLVDLANLETPPESVPINCLMPQRGTPLEMAPSVDSLEIVRLIATARIAFPTSRVRLSAGRDRMNKEMQVLCFLAGADSVFYGDKLLTASNPSASDDAALFRAMGLPEPGALTT; from the coding sequence ATGAAGACTTTTGCTGAATTCAAAGCCATCTATTCCCTGCCGTTGTCGGAACTGATTCTGCGAGCGGCTGAGGTACACAAGCAAAACCGGGGGCACTCCGATATTCAACGCTGTGCGCTGTTGAGCATCAAAACGGGCGGTTGCCCGGAAGACTGCAAGTACTGTAGCCAAAGTGCTCACTACGACACGCCAGTGGATCGTCAACCGCTCCTGACTGTGGCCGAGGTACGCGAAAAGGCCGAGCAGGCCAAGGCCACTGGAGCCAGCCGGTTTTGCATGGGAGCCGCCTGGCGAGCCCCGAAGGATGGCCCCGAGTTTGACCGCGTTCTGGAAATGGTCAAGGAAGTTCGCAAGCTCGACATGGAAGCCTGCGTCACGCTCGGCATGCTCAGCGAAGATCAAGCCCGGCGACTGAAAGAAGCGGGACTCACCGCTTACAATCACAATCTCGATACCTCGCGCCGACACTATCCCGAAATCATCAGCACCCGCACCTACGACGATCGACTGGAAACGCTCAAGGCGGTTTCCAAGGCTGGGATCAGCGTTTGTAGCGGAGGCATCGTCGGCATGGGAGAGTCCGAAGATGATCGTCTCTCTATGCTGGTCGATCTGGCGAATCTCGAAACTCCACCGGAAAGCGTTCCCATCAACTGCCTGATGCCGCAGCGCGGCACGCCATTGGAGATGGCCCCCTCTGTCGATTCCCTGGAAATCGTTCGACTCATCGCCACCGCTCGCATCGCGTTCCCGACCTCGCGTGTTCGGCTGAGTGCCGGTCGGGATCGGATGAATAAGGAAATGCAGGTCCTCTGCTTCCTGGCCGGGGCCGATTCGGTTTTCTACGGCGACAAACTGCTGACGGCTTCCAACCCGTCCGCTTCCGACGATGCCGCCTTGTTCCGAGCGATGGGTCTGCCCGAACCGGGGGCACTGACGACATGA
- the bioA gene encoding adenosylmethionine--8-amino-7-oxononanoate transaminase, protein MRGFIVLGTDTDAGKTAFSLAFLTAFADRFDYWKPVETGAPDSGRIKALVPQATVHASLMHFEEAVAPLLAARNAGQILPSLQQLRDALPKTTKPLLIETFGGPFSSYDENHLQFEVLRHLDLPRFLITSSAVGAIGRTIQTKIALDSQNSPLAAVVLVGPADPFAEEQIRKYCPELLVLNLQMPSDEWTAESLQQAVAAQKAKLAKLLELNERTNDSSDPRLIERDRQVIWHPYTSLADPQEPLAVESVDAEFIHLPDGRRLIDGISSWWTILHGHRHPPLMQALREAEAKWDHVLFAGATHEPAVQFAELLLQSLNWESGRVFYSDNGSTAVEVALKLAYQAWCHRGEPQRQLFIGFENSYHGDTFGAMSIGRDPTFFGRFEPLLFRTIQIPVSSESLDAALTTHSKEVAGVLIEPLVQGAGGMQMHSPQELKAIFEVTRRHGVYFIADEVMTGGGRTGTLWAHEQAGIRPDLICAAKTLAGGILSLAATIVDQSIVALFQTPDRTKTFFHGHSFTAHPLACSIACKNWSLLLKGNWKKQAGFIESYWRQNLVSLAKAKAVKEFRIQGTIAAVEFDTPGGYLAEVGRKLRQICLEEGVLLRPLGNVLYALPPYCTSEDSLARITHCLFRCQQSLANA, encoded by the coding sequence ATGAGAGGCTTCATCGTTCTGGGCACCGACACCGATGCGGGCAAAACGGCTTTCAGCCTGGCGTTTCTGACAGCGTTCGCCGATCGGTTCGATTACTGGAAACCCGTTGAAACGGGCGCACCCGATAGCGGCCGAATCAAAGCTTTGGTGCCTCAAGCCACAGTTCATGCCTCCCTGATGCATTTCGAGGAAGCGGTGGCTCCACTGCTGGCCGCAAGGAACGCTGGGCAGATTTTACCTTCCCTACAGCAGCTTCGAGACGCCCTGCCGAAAACGACGAAGCCCCTGCTCATCGAAACCTTCGGGGGGCCGTTTTCTTCTTACGACGAAAACCACTTGCAATTCGAAGTCCTTCGACATTTGGATCTGCCACGATTTCTCATCACCTCGTCTGCAGTCGGTGCGATTGGTCGAACGATTCAAACGAAAATCGCACTCGATTCTCAGAACTCTCCTTTGGCAGCTGTGGTTCTTGTCGGTCCCGCCGATCCTTTTGCGGAAGAACAGATTCGAAAGTACTGCCCCGAGTTATTAGTCCTGAATCTTCAGATGCCTTCAGACGAATGGACGGCGGAGTCGTTGCAGCAAGCCGTTGCAGCTCAGAAGGCCAAGCTGGCGAAGTTGCTCGAATTGAATGAACGAACAAACGACTCATCTGACCCCCGCTTAATCGAACGCGATCGGCAGGTGATCTGGCATCCCTACACCTCGCTCGCCGATCCGCAGGAACCGCTGGCAGTAGAGTCAGTCGATGCGGAATTCATTCACCTCCCGGATGGTCGACGACTGATTGACGGTATCTCTTCCTGGTGGACCATTCTGCACGGCCATCGGCACCCGCCGTTAATGCAAGCGTTGCGCGAGGCCGAAGCCAAGTGGGATCACGTCCTGTTCGCGGGGGCCACCCATGAACCGGCAGTGCAGTTTGCCGAGTTGCTGTTGCAATCGCTGAACTGGGAGAGCGGCCGCGTGTTCTATTCCGACAATGGCAGCACGGCCGTGGAGGTGGCTTTGAAACTGGCCTATCAGGCCTGGTGCCACCGCGGCGAACCACAGCGACAACTCTTCATAGGCTTTGAAAACAGTTACCACGGCGACACCTTTGGCGCTATGTCTATCGGCCGGGATCCGACCTTCTTCGGACGCTTCGAACCCCTTTTGTTCCGCACGATTCAGATACCCGTCTCGTCGGAGAGTTTAGACGCCGCATTAACGACTCATTCGAAAGAAGTCGCGGGAGTGCTGATCGAACCGCTGGTTCAGGGGGCTGGCGGAATGCAGATGCATTCACCGCAGGAGCTCAAAGCGATTTTTGAAGTCACCCGCAGGCACGGCGTCTACTTCATAGCCGATGAAGTGATGACGGGCGGCGGCCGAACGGGGACGTTGTGGGCTCACGAGCAGGCCGGGATTCGACCCGATTTGATTTGTGCCGCCAAGACGCTCGCGGGAGGAATTCTGTCCCTGGCAGCTACAATCGTAGACCAATCGATTGTCGCCCTGTTCCAGACCCCGGATCGTACGAAAACCTTCTTCCACGGGCATTCCTTCACGGCTCATCCCCTCGCCTGTTCGATTGCTTGTAAGAACTGGTCGCTGCTGTTGAAGGGCAATTGGAAGAAGCAGGCGGGTTTTATCGAAAGCTACTGGAGACAAAACCTCGTGTCCCTGGCAAAGGCCAAAGCCGTAAAAGAATTTCGAATTCAAGGAACGATCGCCGCCGTCGAGTTCGATACGCCTGGCGGTTACCTCGCGGAAGTCGGTCGAAAGCTTCGGCAGATCTGTCTGGAAGAAGGGGTGCTGCTGCGGCCGTTGGGGAATGTTCTCTATGCTCTTCCGCCCTATTGCACCTCGGAAGATTCGCTTGCAAGAATCACCCATTGCCTATTTCGATGCCAGCAAAGTTTGGCTAATGCGTAA
- a CDS encoding aminotransferase class I/II-fold pyridoxal phosphate-dependent enzyme, producing MSLTARWTGILEELTQQGRFRSLRLPAGIDFSSNDYLGYGNGRLPIPDSSTTLPVSGMASRLLRGQHAIWDQVEAALSNWHSGSSILMMTSGYAANEGLISTVIEPGDWVATDELNHACIIDGLRLSRPRKFSYRHNDLNQLEEGLRSESAKRPEGREMFVITESVFSMDGDKAPLKQIAELCEKYGTHLIVDEAHSTGCYGDSGSGCVDAAGLSQRVLATMHTGGKALGVPGAYIRGSELLKKFLINRCRHLIFTTALPPAIGSWWLAAIERVKADTIGREQLHRNSHAFREALISQGIHPWGTEYVVPVILGDDPKAVRAATKLQEQGFDIRAIRPPSVPLGTARLRISIHADHDPESLRRVADAVVEATRS from the coding sequence ATGAGTTTGACGGCCCGATGGACGGGAATTCTTGAGGAACTGACGCAACAGGGACGTTTCCGATCTCTGCGATTGCCCGCAGGAATCGATTTCAGTTCAAACGACTATTTGGGATATGGTAACGGCCGGCTACCGATCCCGGACAGCTCAACAACGCTCCCCGTCAGCGGTATGGCCTCGCGATTGCTGCGCGGCCAGCATGCGATCTGGGATCAGGTGGAAGCCGCGCTAAGCAACTGGCACTCGGGTAGCTCGATCCTCATGATGACGAGCGGTTATGCGGCCAATGAGGGCCTGATTTCCACGGTGATCGAGCCAGGCGATTGGGTGGCCACCGACGAGCTGAACCATGCCTGCATCATCGACGGCCTTCGGCTGTCCCGTCCGCGTAAATTCTCCTATCGCCACAATGATTTAAACCAATTGGAAGAAGGGTTGAGATCGGAATCGGCCAAACGTCCGGAAGGCCGGGAAATGTTTGTGATTACCGAATCGGTTTTCAGCATGGATGGCGATAAAGCCCCTCTCAAACAGATTGCCGAACTCTGCGAAAAATATGGCACGCATCTGATCGTTGATGAAGCCCACTCCACGGGCTGCTATGGCGACTCGGGCTCGGGATGTGTGGATGCCGCCGGACTTTCCCAACGAGTGCTTGCCACGATGCATACGGGAGGTAAAGCCCTCGGTGTACCAGGAGCTTATATCCGAGGATCGGAACTTCTGAAGAAGTTTTTGATCAATCGCTGCCGACATTTGATTTTCACTACGGCCCTGCCTCCGGCCATCGGGAGTTGGTGGCTGGCGGCCATCGAGCGCGTGAAGGCGGATACGATTGGCCGAGAGCAGTTGCACCGGAATTCGCATGCGTTCCGAGAGGCACTGATCTCGCAGGGTATTCATCCCTGGGGGACCGAGTATGTGGTGCCGGTGATTTTGGGCGATGATCCGAAGGCCGTGCGGGCAGCTACCAAGTTACAGGAGCAGGGATTCGACATTCGAGCCATCCGACCTCCCAGCGTTCCACTCGGCACGGCCCGACTGAGAATCTCGATTCATGCCGATCACGATCCGGAAAGCTTGAGGCGGGTAGCCGACGCCGTTGTTGAGGCTACGCGGTCATGA